A window of the Physeter macrocephalus isolate SW-GA chromosome 7, ASM283717v5, whole genome shotgun sequence genome harbors these coding sequences:
- the NIPAL1 gene encoding magnesium transporter NIPA3 isoform X1 has protein sequence MGGQVRLPPGEPCREGYVLSLICPNASQAWCEITRVSQLLASPVLYRDLNSSITNWSISANAENKYSLYVGLVLAISSSIFIGSSFILKKKGLLQLANKGVTRAGQGGYSYLKEWLWWAGLLSMGAGEAANFAAYAFAPATLVTPLGALSVLISALLSSYFLNEHLNIHGKIGCILSILGSTVMVIHAPQEEEVTSLHEMEMKLRDPGFISFVVIITVISLVLILIVAPKKGQTNILVYISICSLIGAFSVSSVKGLGIAIKELLEWKPIYKHPLVFVLLAVLVLSVTTQINYLNKALDTFNTSLVTPIYYVFFTSMVVTCSAILFQEWYGMNAGDIIGTLSGFFTIINGIFLLHAFKNTDITWSDLTSTTQKEVLSLNGNEDKYVLLENVECSAPGFDDDITLFSRTDDQSR, from the exons gCTACGTGCTGTCTCTGATCTGTCCGAATGCCTCCCAGGCTTGGTGTGAGATCACACGTGTGTCACAGCTGCTGGCTTCTCCTGTCCTCTACAGGGACCTGAATTCCAGCATAACCAACTGGAGCATTTCTGCAAATGCAGAGAACAAATACAGTCTTTATGTAGGCCTGGTACTGGCAATAAGTTCCAGTATTTTTATTGGCTCCAGTTTCATCTTGAAAAAAAAGGGCCTCTTACAACTGGCCAACAAGGGCGTTACTAGAGCTG GACAAGGTGGATATTCTTACCTCAAGGAATGGCTCTGGTGGGCAGGATTACTCTCAA TGGGAGCAGGCGAGGCTGCGAATTTTGCAGCTTATGCTTTTGCACCTGCCACCTTGGTCACTCCACTGGGCGCTCTGAGTGTTCTCATAAG TGCACTGTtgtcttcctattttttaaatgagcactTGAACATTCATGGGAAAATAGGCTGCATATTAAGTATATTGGGGTCAACTGTGATGGTTATCCATGCCCCACAAGAAGAGGAAGTCACTTCTCTgcatgaaatggaaatgaaattgagagaCCCAG GATTTATCTCCTTTGTTGTGATCATAACTGTGATCTCCTTGGTGCTGATTTTGATTGTAGCTCCCAAGAAAGGACAGACCAATATATTGGTCTACATTTCAATCTGTTCATTGATTGGagcattttcagtttcttctgtcAAGGGCCTGGGAATTGCCATTAAGGAACTACTGGAATGGAAGCCCATTTATAAGCATCCCCTGGTCTTTGTTTTGCTGGCTGTGCTCGTGCTTTCAGTGACAACACAGATTAACTATCTCAACAAGGCACTGGACACCTTTAATACATCTCTTGTGACTCCAATTTATTACGTGTTCTTCACTTCCATGGTAGTAACTTGCTCCGCCATCTTATTCCAAGAATGGTATGGCATGAATGCTGGAGATATCATCGGTACTTTGAGTGGGTTCTTCACCATTATCAATGGCATCTTCCTTCTACATGCTTTCAAAAACACTGACATTACCTGGAGTGATTTGACATCCACTACTCAGAAAGAAGTGCTCTCTCTGAATGGCAATGAAGACAAATACGTCTTACTAGAGAATGTAGAATGTTCAGCCCCAGGATTTGATGATGACATTACCTTGTTTAGCAGGACTGATGATCAAAGTCGCTAG
- the NIPAL1 gene encoding magnesium transporter NIPA3 isoform X2 yields the protein MRRRSTGYVLSLICPNASQAWCEITRVSQLLASPVLYRDLNSSITNWSISANAENKYSLYVGLVLAISSSIFIGSSFILKKKGLLQLANKGVTRAGQGGYSYLKEWLWWAGLLSMGAGEAANFAAYAFAPATLVTPLGALSVLISALLSSYFLNEHLNIHGKIGCILSILGSTVMVIHAPQEEEVTSLHEMEMKLRDPGFISFVVIITVISLVLILIVAPKKGQTNILVYISICSLIGAFSVSSVKGLGIAIKELLEWKPIYKHPLVFVLLAVLVLSVTTQINYLNKALDTFNTSLVTPIYYVFFTSMVVTCSAILFQEWYGMNAGDIIGTLSGFFTIINGIFLLHAFKNTDITWSDLTSTTQKEVLSLNGNEDKYVLLENVECSAPGFDDDITLFSRTDDQSR from the exons gCTACGTGCTGTCTCTGATCTGTCCGAATGCCTCCCAGGCTTGGTGTGAGATCACACGTGTGTCACAGCTGCTGGCTTCTCCTGTCCTCTACAGGGACCTGAATTCCAGCATAACCAACTGGAGCATTTCTGCAAATGCAGAGAACAAATACAGTCTTTATGTAGGCCTGGTACTGGCAATAAGTTCCAGTATTTTTATTGGCTCCAGTTTCATCTTGAAAAAAAAGGGCCTCTTACAACTGGCCAACAAGGGCGTTACTAGAGCTG GACAAGGTGGATATTCTTACCTCAAGGAATGGCTCTGGTGGGCAGGATTACTCTCAA TGGGAGCAGGCGAGGCTGCGAATTTTGCAGCTTATGCTTTTGCACCTGCCACCTTGGTCACTCCACTGGGCGCTCTGAGTGTTCTCATAAG TGCACTGTtgtcttcctattttttaaatgagcactTGAACATTCATGGGAAAATAGGCTGCATATTAAGTATATTGGGGTCAACTGTGATGGTTATCCATGCCCCACAAGAAGAGGAAGTCACTTCTCTgcatgaaatggaaatgaaattgagagaCCCAG GATTTATCTCCTTTGTTGTGATCATAACTGTGATCTCCTTGGTGCTGATTTTGATTGTAGCTCCCAAGAAAGGACAGACCAATATATTGGTCTACATTTCAATCTGTTCATTGATTGGagcattttcagtttcttctgtcAAGGGCCTGGGAATTGCCATTAAGGAACTACTGGAATGGAAGCCCATTTATAAGCATCCCCTGGTCTTTGTTTTGCTGGCTGTGCTCGTGCTTTCAGTGACAACACAGATTAACTATCTCAACAAGGCACTGGACACCTTTAATACATCTCTTGTGACTCCAATTTATTACGTGTTCTTCACTTCCATGGTAGTAACTTGCTCCGCCATCTTATTCCAAGAATGGTATGGCATGAATGCTGGAGATATCATCGGTACTTTGAGTGGGTTCTTCACCATTATCAATGGCATCTTCCTTCTACATGCTTTCAAAAACACTGACATTACCTGGAGTGATTTGACATCCACTACTCAGAAAGAAGTGCTCTCTCTGAATGGCAATGAAGACAAATACGTCTTACTAGAGAATGTAGAATGTTCAGCCCCAGGATTTGATGATGACATTACCTTGTTTAGCAGGACTGATGATCAAAGTCGCTAG